The sequence TTCCGCGTTCGTGCGTCCAGTGATGGGGAGGGGAGCATGTCGCGGCCAGCCTCAGTGGACGGTGGCAGTCCCAGCAGTCCCTGCAGTGGCGGCTTACGCACCCAGTCATACCGTCAACGCGCGGGGGGCTCTGCACGCCTACACCCACCCCTCAATCACAGCCGCTCCATCCCCATGGCAACAAGTTCGCGCTGCTCACCGTCAGCCGTGAGCCCAGTCAGCTTGTCATCCAGCAGCACCAGTGGACATGGCTCCACCTCTGATGGCCTGTTCCCAAGGCGGTCTAGCGCTTCCATCTCGGGGTCACCCAGTGACGGCGGCTTCGTGTCATCGGACGAGTACGGCTCGAGCCCTGGAGACTTCAGGGGAGGCGCGTTCCGTAGCGCCACGCCCGACTCTCTCGGCCACACCCCTCCGGCAAGGGAGGAGGAGTCTCTGGTCTCGGATTATATCTCCATGACCCAGACGCCGCGACGACTGGATGAGCCCGAGCACGAAAAGAGCTTCCGCAAGCGGACACACTCCTCGGGTACTGCGTCACCCCCTGTGACCTGCCACCATCAGAAAACGCCCTCTCAGTCATCGGCAACGTCGCTGGAGGAGTATGCAGTCATGCTGCCCGCCTACCCCTGCATCCGGCCCTCTCCTTCTGCCTCGGCAACGccctctccctcatcctcctcgtTACCATCGGCAACCTGCCGGCACTCTGCCTTTGTTACCCCACACTCATACCCGGAGGAGGGGCTAGAAGTGGTAAGTGGAGAAGCCTCCACCCAAAAGGATGATGGCTACATGCCCATGTCGCCAGGCGTGGCTCCCTCCTCTGTCATCTCCATGGCGACAGTCACCATGAGCACAGGTATAGTCTCTGGGGGTGACTACATGCCCATGAGCCCCAAGAGCGTGTCGGCGCCGCAGCAGATTGTCAACGCCTCCCCAAGGCACCGTCTCCATGGCAACGGAGAGGTGGACGCCAGTGGCTACATGATGATGTGGCCCAGCAGCAGCTGTTCGCCCGACGGGCCCGGGAGGCTGCTGAGTGCTGGCGTCCCGGCGACAAGCCGCGTGACTGCTCCCGCAGCGCCCCCTTCAGGCGACTACATGAACATGTCCCCCGCCAGTGGCTCAGCCACCAGCACCCCCCCGGACTCCTACTTCAGCACCAGTGCGGGCGGATACTTCTCCCTCCCGCGGTCCTTCAAACATGCCCACCGCAAGCAGGCCGATcacacctcctcctcatcatcttcGCCACGCCTGTCGCTTGGCGCTGGGCGCCGTGCCTACACCgattcctcttcttcctccaccAGCAGCGATAGCCTGGGCGGTGGCAGCGGTGGTGGAGGTGGCAGTCACGGTAACAGCCAGCATCCGAGCCGGCAGCAGCCGCCTTTGGGCCGCTCCAAGCGCCTGTCGGAGACGGGGGAGAGTCGGCTGGCGCGGCCCACCCGCCTGGCACTGGAGGGCGGACGAGCGAGCACACTCCCCCGCTCGCGCCAGACCCCCTACCAGCCTGAGCCCCGCAGCCCCGGAGAGTATGTTAACATCCAGTTCAACGATCGATGCTTCTCCTCCAGCCTTGCCTCGCTCTTCCCAGCCTCTGAGAGGCCCGCTGAGATCTTCGCCTCCTCTGACCCACCGGCCAAGCTCTTCCCTTCCTCTGATAGGCTAGCTGAGCTGTTTCCAGTCTCTGATAGGCCAGTTAAGCTGTCTGTCCCACCTTCCTCCTCCACTGACTACATGAACATGCAGTTAGGTTCTTCAAATGGGCTGTCAGTCACCGGGGTAACGACCTCTGACCTCCATGACCTGTCTGACTATGCAGTGGTGACCCCTGGCCCAGTTCCACCTGGCTCTGCTGCGCTGCCATGCGACAGTATCTGTCAGCGTGACTACCTGAGCATGCAGGTGTTCTCTGGATCTCCTGTAATGCTCCTAAACCCATCCTCCTTGGCAGACGACCCGACCGCTGGCCCCACCTCCCATTCCATCTCACCCAATGGCAATGAGACGCCAGGTGTGAGCAGCCCTCTGATTGGCCCCCTCTCTGGCCTCAGTGCCTTCACACGTGTATCCTCGGTCACGCCCCCCAGCCGCAGCCAAGGCATCACCAAGGTGATCCGCGCCGACCCCCAGGGCCGGCGGCGTCACAGCTCCGAGACCTTCGCCTCCACTACGACCAAGAGCCCAGTTGGCACAGCGAACGGGACGGCATGCCAGGCCGCAGAGGAAGTTAAGCGCCACAGCTCCGCTTCCTTTGAGAACGTCTGGCTGAAGCCCGGCAGCGAGCCCGTCTCCACGACAACGGCATCCCTGACATCACCTGCTTCCGCCAGCGCAAGAAGATCGGGAGTAGAGACGGGTCCGATGGCAGCCCTCCTGACCCGGAACCAGAACGGGCTGAACTACATCGACTTGGACCTGGCCCATGGGCGTGAGCCTCTGCCAGCCGATTGGAACACGTTCAGCACCAAGGCCGGAGATGCAGGAGTGGGAGGGACATCTGACGATCTGAGCGCCTACGCAAGCATCACTTTCAACTCCCCGCAAGACAGCAGAGaaggtgagtctgtgtgtgtgagagaaagcgaGGGAATGGATGAGTGCAAGTGAGTGatggagagatgtgtgtgtaattCAGGTATGTGTGAGCTGACAGGTGTCTTAGTAGACattttgtgtgagtgagatggTGCGCGCTACTATATCTGTGACACGAGCGACAAGTTTGGaaatgtgtgaagtgtgtgggtTTGTTGGTCATTATTGTTCATCGGTATCACTTGATGTTGGGGTCTGCGCAGAAGCTTtgtagggtgtgtttgtgtgttttcggTGGTGTTCCGGTGGTGTCTTGCCAAAAAATTTAAGTTCATGAGAAAATGACcatgtgtgcatacgtgtatgtgtgtgtgtgtatcagaaaGGCGAAGGAATAAAAACCAGACTACATCAGATGTGGATaaaaactgtttgtgtgtgtgtatacgggtGTGTTGACACATGAATCTCTGTGAGAATTTGTAGAGACTAACAGGATAGTCATTATGTATCCCAACTCTGATAATTATAGGTTCATGTGTGTGCTGACAAACAGATCATGTGTGTGCTGACTGActgctgttttgtgtgttttgtgtgtgtgtgctggaatgTCCCTGTGGTGTTATTGTTTACATGAGATGTGCATTCATGtgtctggggtgtgtgtggggctgcggctgagtgtgtgtgtgtgtgtgtgtgtgtgtgtgtgtgtgtgtgtgtgtgtgtgtgtgtgtgtgtgtgtgtgtgtgtgtgagaagtggAGACAAGCAGCCGACTGGGGTTGTTATATcagatatggtgtgtgtgtgtgtgtgtgttactgctgATGTTGCACaactgtgtacgtgtgttaCTGCTGAtgttgcacgtgtgtgtgtgtgtgctgttactGGAATGTGTTTGTGGTATCATTGTTTATGACTCTTGTGTTCAAGCGTTAAATTATGCATGTAATTTATTTGAACCAAAGCACTGCATAGTGGCTATAGCAGTTAATGGAGCCATATCATGCAGTATCCTTTTGAAATAGGACATTGGCACATGTATTAGGTGTTTGCAGGCACTACTctcatgaaaacaaacaaactccagGAATCTGCAGGTTTCAGTGTTTTATTTCCTAATTGAAATACATGCAGACATTGTCCTATACTTTACTGTCTTCATAACCCTATCACCCCCAGCCTGTCTTTGGGGTGCTATAAAGCTGCCCAGGGCTTCCCCAACAAGGTACCAAACAAGATCAGAATCTCCTCGGTCACCATGCACAGAACTCAAGCactgtctttctttcctctctctcctactcatcCATCTCTGTGTCTTTGGGACTAAATAAAGCGACTTTGGACTAAATAAAAACAGCTCTGAtgagtgggtgggggtgggggtggggggttgttgACCATTCTGGACCGTCCTCAGCTGGTTCTCCATGGAGAACTACAGTGTAGGACCGTCCGTAGCCATTCTCAGGGGAACCCGGAGCCAACGGAACCGAGCCCTGAAAGGCCTCATTGTTCTGGTGTCGGCGGGTTGATCACAGTGCTGCAGTAAATCCTGTGCTGCTTGGaaaagagcgagggagggagaaggcacCATTCACAGACTGAGCACACtgtctttaatgtgtgtgtgtgtgtgtgtgtgtgtgtgtgtgtgagagcgagcaCATGTGTACTTAAAGGAACTCCATAGGGACATGTATGAACGTCATCAGAGAGGCTCACTCCTTAACAAGGTGAATGGTGGGgtttctactgtgtgtgtgtgtgtgtgtgtgtgtgtgtgtggccgttaTGTGGAGGTAAGTGCCATGTGGAGAGGCcctttctgctgctgctgctctgcatgtttgtttttgtgagaCGAAGGGTAGTGAGGCCCttttcctgctgtgtgtgtgtgtgtgtgtgactgtacgCATGCTTGTTAGGGGAAACGTTGAATAATTCAAAGGTGTCTCGGGTCGTTCCGGAAGCATCCTCTTATGTATTgtcctctctttgtgtgtgtttgtgattgtgtttgcGCGTCCACTTATTTATGTGTACAGATGTCTATGCTTACATGTTTATCTGAGTTAATATGagcccccctgtgtgtgtgtgtgtgtgtgtgtgtgtgtgtgtgagggccatACAGGGGTAAACTGAGCTGTGTTGCGTAACTCCGGCAGTATGTTTGTTCTTTTTAGGGGACCCCCACACCCCCTaaaagcacacactcatacacgcacacacacacacacacacacacacacacacacacacacacacacacacacacacacacacacctacccccaGCGGCCCCCCAACAGGCCCACAGTGTCCCTCAAAacatgtgtgagcatgtgcctCTGCACGTATGCTCGAGcagggctccagagtgcgattaatttggtcgcatatgcgacctaatttttcaaaaatgcGACAAAAACAAATCGGAGGTCGCACCGGTGCGACCAGCTAttcgagagagaaaaaaagtgtccgcattgaaactctacctttggttcaataacatatttggccaatatcgtggtttaaacaaatcacagatagtgaagggcgggacctcccctctgattggccgtggcccagtgcctgtgtgaaaatttgaaaatgagagagagagagagaggtcagataaacagagtggatgcagttgcattacagtgtggtcacataggccgagataaaggtcccctctccccactgcctTTCGGCGGCTCGCAACAGCAAACCGATCAGACGAGCCCGAGATGATGATCAAGTTTATCGTTGCCTACGATAGGCCTAGTGAAACTTCCCTTCACCAAGTTCAGTCCGAAATAATTATTTACCACAAATAGTTTGAACGTAAACCCGACGTACAGGAATGCCACTTGCGGCAAATTTATAGgagtcattgcagatgaaaagacgtcttaaaatTGCGAACAATGCATACAAGGTCTTCCCGaacgacagagatacagatatcgccgaaaaggagtgcgtcattgaccgcagttacatgcagggagtaacccggttttcaacagcaatattcgttttgcacgcgagttgtgtaaactcattctgatggcatcaatcaatttaatccTGCATTTCCTGACCATACAtaactgtggtcattgtgtacaatgaattgaatggacacatttagatcgagcatggcaagtcattgcaatagcctataataataggcctaccatttcgttactgcaaccatagtgatgttcttattgaaaatttaaaaatactcaaattaaaaagtaaattgcattgtggggctgtcaaatgattattgcaatcatcattgcaaaatcacacAAAAATCCCCCAGGAtacttggaacatctctttaaattgtgctcaaatacatttctatggaagatgctagcctggcgagctggtttagccaaggcctaaagatcatgaaggatggtatgtaagacattgagccatgagatgtgcagtttgaagcccttaaaagacactgttaatttactcactgttattttactcactgttatttttatttaattcatcttgagatgttttaagtttaaatttcagctcagtggagcacttaaagcaccaacacttaagttacttttcttgtagaattgtaaatcataGGACAACCTATATAGGACAGTAATTAAGGAAAAGAAGTGAACCTGCTGCCGTGTTAAATGCGATGTGGTTGAAAATTTGGGTGAacctaacttttgtgctggtgcacctaagaaaaaaagttaggcgcaccagtgcaacTAGTGCAAAAAGTTAATCTGGAGCCCTGTCGAGTCATGCTGCGTATGACCCGCTCTTAAAGGTATGATGGAAAAACTCATGACAATCATCTACTTCATGTCCATGGCAGCCTATCCCTTTAGGTACTACCTAGACTAGCTATTTTGGGTGATTTTACTGGGCTttgaaatgctttttttttttattgagacACAGCCAGTGAGCAATGGACTAATATGATTCAGAATTCAGCTCAGACAGCCAAGTTGTCCATACAGTAGTCTCATGCACAACACAATAGATGAACATatccatacacacagacacacccccaCACTCATAACACTGCTTATTTTTCTGAAATAGTTGTCCAGAGAATGTGCGGGGGAACATGCAAGAGCAGGCCCATCttgtctgtgtacgtgtgtgtgtgtgtgagcgtgcgtgcggCAGGCGTGCCTGCGAGTTTAGCCCCAAGGTGTGTATAAACTCTTGTCAGTGTGTAATTATAAATGTTTGAATGGTTTAtgaagctacacacacacacacacacacacacacacacttaaggcACAGTCTTCTCAATATCCACGTCGTAGGCTACAGCAGTTTGCATTTATGGGAGGAGATGGGATTTTTGCTGCACTGAGCACTTTGttatagggctgtcactttatgTTCGAAATTCGATTGCACAATGGATTGGACcaaacacaagtttcgaaaactaaaatagggattttaaccaaatatgtacactattaattttaaacgaattaaacaaataaaaaggatagatgtaacaaaattcacaaacaagaatataaagaatataaaataattccgaagtgcagtagcctaagcattgcgaaagctaaaaagaaaattcccaccaattttacgcaccgatTTTACGCACTgatgtttcaatcagctgctgtgctgctcgtgttttgccaaaaaatggaggacaacgcgatcaacctgtgcgaaaTGAGAGAGACTAGTGatgggccctaataacttgagttcgatgtggaagtaggcctacttcggatttttggtatatcaaactatggagaagaacaaagcggtaggctatgcaaactgtgcaatcaAGTTCtatgtaggcgaaatttgtttgacatttctaatcgtaaacacagacacagctacgttgaagcctgcagcaGTACTGCaggcacgaaacttcacgccaataaatcaccagaaatattgctggcttgcgtctacaagcgccctctttacgtttgtcctaatgcctgttagttgtttgttaattggcctatatttgtcgttgaaaatggaaacgtctttagacataaaaaatcgattttacaatcgattcaatgaacacttatgtctctcaaatcgaacaggattggaagtgacagccctactttgTTACTTGGGCTACTGGCTGTGCGTATGTATGCAGTCACTTGCACGCAGAAGCCATGAGCTGAAGGGACGTAAGCCCTCCTGCTTGTTTTGTAGGTGTGCTGCTGGAGCAGTATTTCCATTGCTGCAGGTATGAGATCTATCTGGCCTGATGTCTTTGGGTAGCATTGGCACATGTGATCCATACTGACTTCAGTTCTTCCACTGCACTGTGCACACAGCATGGTGGTCAGACACAATGTATGTCTCAAAGCTGGGTGCTCacctggcttgtgtgtgtgtgtgtgtggacggacGCGTGCgtacttgcatgtgtgtgtgatcggtCCCCCATTCtttatttatatgtatatgtttgaGACTGTATGCCAGTGCATACACTCATTGCGCCACCAGACTAGAGATTTTAATGTATGCcactaggagtgtgtgtgtgtgtgtgtgtgtgtgtgtgtgtgtgtatacatgtgggaatgtgtttgtgtgtctggttgCGTGTGAATGAGATGGTTTGTGGCGCCACGGCCCTTTCTCCGTGTATTATTGGTGGCCCATGGCTCAAGGCCCGCCCCTGCTGGGCTCCCTGTGCGGTCGCCATGGCTGCCAGTCTGTCTCCATGGCGACGCTGATTGCCATGGCACTGTTGTAGCGTGTCACAGCGGATTAGGAGGCCACAGGCTGAGGCGCCAGGGGGGTGACCGGCTACTCCGCCATCATTGGTCAGCTGCAGGGAGGGGCGGGGTGAGTGGGTTTGTTTGGAGGTGGACAGTGCCCCCCTTCATCCTAGCCCACCATATTGGCCATTTTGGGGTCACGCTCTTTGTTGGTGCagttcacataaacacacacaaacatgcacatactcaCATGCAGACATGCGTAACGTGATGGACTGTCTCAGGCCTTCTTCATATGAATCCATCTCTGTTACCTTATTTgaaaaactttctctctctgtctgtctgtctccctttctattctcttttcttttgttctgattttctttctttccttccctctttgTTGGGCAGAACTTCCATTCATTTCTTGTATTCATTTATCCCAGATGGACAGACAGTTGGGGTTAGAATATGAGTCTTTGAGGTAACCGAAGAGAAAGAAACTGGGAAATGTTTTGCAGGTGAATACCCTGGccctgattttgtgtgtgtgtgtgtgtgtgtgaaagctgtgttgagtggagtgtgtttgtgtttgtttagtgtACAGTAAGGTAatgtatttgtaaatgaaagGGGTGGTGGGTGTGTTGTGTACACATCTTAATGTGTtaatgatgtctgtgtgtgcacatgaaagggagagggagagcatcAGGAACTCGCACAGGTCTCTGATGGCCTGCTGGAATGTGTGTACACTGCTAAAtgggactctgtgtgtgtgtgtttgggctccAGGGCTGGACTGCAGTGGAATGTAACGGCAACCTTTGTGCCTGTTTTACTGAAAGCTTGTTAAAGAGAGCCTgctctgagagagacagagggagggagggagggaggagtgaaagagagatggagagagggaggggagatggggggggggggggggggggggggggcagagtaaTGCTAATCATTCATCTAGCCatgttgtacttttactgtccttataatggtgtgtgtgtgtggtgtggcccTCTTGCGTAAAGTATGGCATGTTTTACATGTGTTTTGGTTGCTGAAGTGATTTCTTGAAGTCTCTTTGGTTTAGCCGAGAGCTGCCTGGCCTCAGGGACACACGGGAATCCTCTCCCCTCAGGGTGACCAGACACGTCTGTGGAACATCCACGACCAGTTTCAATCACTGACCCCACCGGCAGTCAACATAGATGGTCGGATTCTCCTTGATTAGAAATACCACAGTCTTTTAAAACGGCCCATTGATTCCACACACTAGCACAGCTTTAGTCAAATTCTCAACGGCTGTCGTCAGACGGAGCACTGTGGAGCACGCCAGGCCCTAACCAGGTTTATCCGTCGTATTAGGATCAGTGACTCCACAGACACCCAGTGTAAGAGCTGACTCTGGATCTGATGTGCTCCTGATCTACGCCCACGCCATCGGAGCCAGAAACTGCTCCAAGGTCAGCTGATGTCTGCAGCCATTCTCATCAtacctgtgggtgtgtgtaatgGAAGATAAATGTGTTCATATGAAGAGTTAATTGTTgcaacattgttgttgtttttattgtcaATCCCGGGTCATTTCTATCAAACTGCAGTGGACCTGAAACTTTCATATGGATGTGTTTGCTTGCACGAGAGACTATACTTCTGGTAAGCAGTGCTATAGAGTATATTGTGGGAATCACTGTAATGGCGGCTACTGTACAGATAGTAATCCAATGAGGTAGGCATGACTTACATCAAATAGAACTAGGCCTCTTTTTTCCATTACTGACAGGTTCAACATGTAATCACAAATGTTGACCAACATGGAAAGGATCTCTATGGATATATAACTATGTCTGTTATACCCAGTGGGGGTAAAGCAACTTAATACAAGCGTTTGTATGGGTAGTAGTAAGTTACAGCTTCGTAGCATTAGTAGGCAAACTCAATGTTACACAGCCCACAGAAAAGAAGCCAGTCTACAGCATTTAATGGTCTTTCATTTAAGTAACACTCGGTTGCCTTGTAAATATCGTCGTTGTGAAGAAGCTCATATTTGCTTATATCACGGTCCATTTGTTTTCTTGTCTCCTCTTGTCTTGACGCTAACTACTTTGTCATTAGTAATCGCTGTATCTTCCTTTAGCGTATCGGTAAAATGGCTGTTGCTACCCAAACGTGACGTTGTCGCCCGAACTCTATAGTGGAGCCAGTCCACTTTATGCCTCACTGATGGTACTCGACAACTGGTAAAAGCATTTGCTGTCACTCAATGGCATGTATTCAAATA is a genomic window of Alosa sapidissima isolate fAloSap1 chromosome 15, fAloSap1.pri, whole genome shotgun sequence containing:
- the irs1 gene encoding insulin receptor substrate 1-B; translation: MASPTSEQGCFSDVRKVGYLRKPKSMHKRFFVLRVGSAAGPSRLEYYENEKKWRHKSGAPKRSIQLESCFNINKRADSKNKFLVALYTKDEYFSIAADSETEQDAWYQALVDLHNRGKVHDAAAGNGIGEDNYSEASPGPAFKEVWQVILKPKGLGQTKNLIGIYRLCLTNKTISFVKLNSDAAAVVLQLMNIRRCGHSENFFFIEVGRSAVTGPGEFWMQVDDSVVAQNMHETILEAMKAMSEEFRPRSKSQSSSSHCSNPISVPVRRHHHNNPPPSQVGLGRRSRAESVTATSPAGPGKHSHSFRVRASSDGEGSMSRPASVDGGSPSSPCSGGLRTQSYRQRAGGSARLHPPLNHSRSIPMATSSRCSPSAVSPVSLSSSSTSGHGSTSDGLFPRRSSASISGSPSDGGFVSSDEYGSSPGDFRGGAFRSATPDSLGHTPPAREEESLVSDYISMTQTPRRLDEPEHEKSFRKRTHSSGTASPPVTCHHQKTPSQSSATSLEEYAVMLPAYPCIRPSPSASATPSPSSSSLPSATCRHSAFVTPHSYPEEGLEVVSGEASTQKDDGYMPMSPGVAPSSVISMATVTMSTGIVSGGDYMPMSPKSVSAPQQIVNASPRHRLHGNGEVDASGYMMMWPSSSCSPDGPGRLLSAGVPATSRVTAPAAPPSGDYMNMSPASGSATSTPPDSYFSTSAGGYFSLPRSFKHAHRKQADHTSSSSSSPRLSLGAGRRAYTDSSSSSTSSDSLGGGSGGGGGSHGNSQHPSRQQPPLGRSKRLSETGESRLARPTRLALEGGRASTLPRSRQTPYQPEPRSPGEYVNIQFNDRCFSSSLASLFPASERPAEIFASSDPPAKLFPSSDRLAELFPVSDRPVKLSVPPSSSTDYMNMQLGSSNGLSVTGVTTSDLHDLSDYAVVTPGPVPPGSAALPCDSICQRDYLSMQVFSGSPVMLLNPSSLADDPTAGPTSHSISPNGNETPGVSSPLIGPLSGLSAFTRVSSVTPPSRSQGITKVIRADPQGRRRHSSETFASTTTKSPVGTANGTACQAAEEVKRHSSASFENVWLKPGSEPVSTTTASLTSPASASARRSGVETGPMAALLTRNQNGLNYIDLDLAHGREPLPADWNTFSTKAGDAGVGGTSDDLSAYASITFNSPQDSREE